The window AGCTTTGGGGCTAGATGAGGAGATGGGTGCAGAGTGGGTTCGTACGCAGATGCTCGCGGAGTTTGAATCTGACCTCAATCGGTACATGCAAATGTTTGGGCAAACAGAGGGCAACCAAATGTTGTCGGCGCTGCGAACATCTTATTATGGAAGAAGCCGGCCCATAGATCATTGGATGAGTAAAGTTTGGTTCCATATCCTCCTGGCCAATAAGCTGGGTATAATAGTCAACTGCGTTAGCCTACGTGACCCCCGCACAGTATTTCCGATGCATCACGGCTTAGATCAGCTGTTATTCAAACAACCGATAAGTATTGCTCTCATAAACGacgaaacccattttgttgcagTGAAATTAGCAAGCGATTACCCAATGGCCTACAAGAATCCGGAATGGGAATTTCACGCAACCGATCCTGCACGTCGACTAGCATTAACGTACGCAAATCAAGAAAATGCGTATCAAAATTGGTTATACGCAAACATACCAAGAGTACCACCAGGCCCTCCTATTGTAATAAACGATTAACGCAAGTCTATGTTTAATATAGGTTGTTTGtatgtatactttttttattgtatatattttttatgtatttaagttgttgttccaaaacaagtttcaatcaacaatttttcatacttttctgttgtacatacattgattttataatacttttctAAAGTTGattccaattatttttttatcaacaaatgtataaaaacaaaaaaaatacaaatgattaTATCACGAAAATCAAGATTACAAAAGTAAATCACACTTcagttaaacgatgaatacaaacaataaaagaaagggaaaactaatcactttcatcatcactatcatTATCACTATCACTACCCAACCGCTGTGTGGGGGCCCGTGACGTGCTAGGCCCAGCATGGGATGATGACGTGCTAGGTCCGACCTCGAATGATGACTGGCTCCAAGGGCTACCCTGCGCGAACATATCATTGACGTTAAAGGACGGTGACTGCTGGGCTGGGAAGGGTTGCTCTATATCCTCTGGGAGGGGGACATTCAGTCCACGTGTTCCCCTAACCACACGCCCAACCACACGAGTATGTCCCGATCGGGTCCCTAAAGCGTCCACATATGTCTGCGTAGGCAGGGTATTGGGCACTTGGGAAAGTCTTTGGTGGGTATCAAGAAGCCGCTCCTGTAGCACATgaaaattaagttaataataactaaaaattatttatatgtaatataaatatattccaaaaaaatatattttttccgGATTTGTGCAAGATCTTACATAAATGGGTCTAACTGCGTCCTGCACCATCCCATCTCGTCTCGTGTGGGCCCGCAAATAAAACTCAGGCGGCTCCTCATGTCGCCCATCATTATCTTCctgtatatacattaatcaaagttatatatttgtatgtgtatctctgtatagatatatgtttacatACGTGGATATAAATAATTACGTATAACTTACAGCGTAACGTCATTCACGCTGAGCGTATGACTGCCGACCGTGAGTactgacaaaattattttgttgttgCCTGTTTGTCGTGTTTCTTTGGGCAGCAATCATCCGGGGCTCGCTGGTCCAGTAACCCAGTAGATAACTCCACACCTGTGGAGGCATCCCGTACGGAGGTTGACCCTCCAGTTCTGCCAGCCTCTGGGACCCACCCCTGTCAGTGAACcaagtcttcttgaattttgctTTTTTATCCCTGTAGATCTTCAGGGCATCCTGACGAATCATCCTGGTCACGGCCTCTCGTAACGGGTGATTTTCTGGGTGACCTAAATATGGTTCTAAGTAGAACCGTCTCTGCAATAGTACCAAGTAATAGTTAGCATCTAccatattttttatatgacgtatttaaatagtaaaaaaaaattgttttataccATAAGCCAGTCAGTAAGTCCATCCTTGATGGGCTGGGGCACCTGATTCCACAACTCGTAATTATGTGGGACGGTAGCGACATAGGTCCTCAAATAGCTCTTGTACCACTTGGCGTGGTCCCCGATTGCCTGCCACCTACTAAGATCGTTATTCAACATAAGCGAGATTCGGCGTCCCGAATTCTGAAACTCGCGCTCCAGATCGTTGTTAGCAGCAGCAGCTCTCCCTGTGctaatacctgcaaaacaaaataaaataacaaatatatatatatatatatatatatatatgtataaatatataccatatatttatatgcaacgtacattaatatatacttaccacCTGTACGCCTACAACCCCATTCGGGGTTCCACCCCCAATTTGGAGGGTCGTTGCCACCATCTCCGCCGTGAAGTGCAGCCATTTTAACCTACATCAGTTatacaatttataaaataatataaacaaacataaatgttataaaaaaaggtgcaaattaaattaacatattttggacacaaaattgtttttcaaaattactATACCTAAAATGCCCacatttttgcaactttttttcaaacctTAGTTTCTAACATTAATACGAAcctaataaaaactatattaatgaactataataaacaataattataactacaaatgttttcctaaaaattaatgaatttctaaaaatcatatcattcctaactataataacataaataatctttcctaactatactactataacatttctataactaatactttctaacatatatttactaacacTTGTTTTTTAACATAGATTACGTAAAATAGAGTAGTTAATAActgatattaatatttttttccctaaaataaaactccatgtatttatttactatattatcattatgattattattattatatacttacatataatACTAGTTACCATACATGAATATGACCAAGCATAACATGAgtacaacaaaaatatttgttaacattaacatatattaaaataaaaacaattatttaaaaggtaaatgagtgttacCTCGTCTGAAAAATGGTTCACCGGAAAAATGAGTACAACAAAAAACGTGGTGTCTGGCTGGCCGGAAAAAAGGTAGTCGCCGGAAAAATAAAGCGCCGGAGTTCGccggaaaactaaaaaatctGGTTTGGCGTATATCAGTGGAAAATAAGTTCCCCGCAAAACTAGTTGCCCGGAAATCTTTTTTGCCGGAAAAAAGTCGCCGCTAAAACCCAACCTGAAAATAGACTCCGGGACGTCGGAAAACGTGGGTCGTGTAAAAATTGTTGATAACGAGGATGAGGGGATAGATGGCCGGATTTTGTGAGTTAAACGAATGGAGAAGAAAATAAATTACGGAGGAAGGGAGGAGGAGTTCGGAGGAGAAGGAGATGAATAAAAACAGGAGGAGATGAATGGAGAAGACGTGGTTTATATCGACAAGCGCAAGTGgggggacccactatttgcggcgacgtcacCGCTAATAGTGGGGTCCACACCCACGAGATTCGAGAATGGTTACAGACATCACGTGAATGGTTAGAGACATTGACTGACAGAGGGGCCCACTATTTAcgacgacgtcgccgctaatagtgggtggtcgggttacacCTTTTCCCCTGATCGGGTTACGCGCTtcgataaatatatatataacgccatatctaccaatatataaatatatatataatgccaAGATTTTTTGATATGATAGAAAGGTACGTCTTATATCCTCCACACTGGGATAATCAGTGCGGTTTTCTCGAAGTGGTACTAACCACAACCACTTAGCCACAATAtgtatttgactttttttttcaagagtATGATGTACGTATTACGAGTAAAAAGTGGTCCCATACTCCCATGTATCTTTTTTAAATGTAGCTTTTTCTGTGTAGTATGTAATTGTTACTCAAATTTTAGACTAGTATCAAATGTATACATTAGAGATGCCAGAGtacaaaatgtataaataataccAATTTAGCAATAGATGTTATGATATTGTCATCATGTGAGCATCTGAGCCGCTGCATGTTATAAGTTAGAAACTTGCCAAATGCAAGTGCGATAAACTATATGTGTGAGGATGGTGACTTACCAAACATGAGTTTTATATGGTATGCGTTTTGGATAACAAGGCAGTAAATCGGACTAGAGGGCTCTCACCCAttcactattttattttatttttttataaaaaaggtaTATACATGGTAATCTAGGTTTGGGTCGAAAATAGAGTGAGTACAAAAGGTCTAGATCGTAGTGAGGGTCACAATAGACCACAAGGAAGCTTCGCGTCGCCTAGTAAATGAATAAGGCATATCAAGAATGGGACCATGGTCAGGCCAGGTACACCCCCAAAACTAGTTTGTGGTTCACATCAAATGGTCCATGCCTCACTACATGTCCATTTCACAacaattacattatatatacatatttttcttttaatacagtCAAAAATGTGAATACAAATAGCAAGTACTTCCCATCTTGGGAATAATATAGTACTTTCCAAGTTGTATTTTCAAGTGGTTTTAGAAAATAACAAGTGCTTCCCATTCTATTATCAATGTTCATTTGTTTTTATAGCTAATCGACTTGATAATTTAACAAATAGTAAgtgacttttattttatttttactaagTGACCGCTTAGTTATATGTAGATGCTATTTTAGTatgtaaaatgttttttttttgttagtgcTAAAGGGACGCCTAAAAATTACTCGTACTTGATAAAgaatttatatacatttaaataTACGTCGCAGACACACTTAAAAAGCTAAAAACATACTACAAGAGTGAGTATTAGAAAGCAATACTAAAAAAGGATTCATATCCCAACCAAGCTTTTTTGGTATATAGACCACACCAACTATATGCAGCgatagtcgctgcaaatagtgcggACCCCCTTGTCTGTAATGGCAAACCTGACAAAAAAATAACGGCccctgtcagtaatcgctgcaaatagtttgATATGAACAAAAACACCAGTATTTGCAGCTAAAATCACTGCAAATAGTCTggtttaattatcaaaaaagtGGTCAGGATACCAGCCGCCTactaaaattatataatgaatgTTGAAAGAATCATTACATATGGGTACatacattaaaaacattaatgatatTCATCATTGCAAGCTCTAAATTGAGAAATATACAACAACATATGCCTAAACGGTCCAAGACTAATAACCTTTGTTTTTGCAATAGTAGCATGATCATGAAATTGAGACCATCAAAAGTCCAAATATGACATCAAATAAACCTGTATTTGGTAGCTTCCAACAGCTTGATAACTTTGTTGGATGCCATTAACTAGAAAAAAAGATGCACATTGTTTATCCTAAATTGCTTGTAATGATTTTTCTTGCAACGAACTACTTCCGAGTTGTAATGATAAGTAGTACCTCTCGGTAGCTGTTAAAACTGACCGTCTATCAATaatcgatttggtcaacttagttcaattttttttttttttttgggttttgtatTCATTTTCAATATTTACTAAGAAAGCTCGTAGCACAAACTTTTATAGTTTCTGCGTAAGATAACGAGTAGATTGTTGTTATTATAgattttttactattattaacGATTTTAGAAACTTTTTGAGCACTCTTTGATAGCTAGCGACATTGACCATACTTTTTTACCTCTCAGACCAATAAAAATGATaacatcttttaaaatattttcgtTGGGTCGAATTGAATGGACTTATAGTCCAGGCCATCTCTACTTTAGATTAATTCTGCCCTTGATCTCAAAGTAGTCAATTAAGACAACTAATAAGGTGGGGATAAACATGTCCATGTGTTCTTACATAAGCTATTACATTATGTTATACGGCGAAAACAAACACCGCAATCTTTTTCTATGTCGACAAAATATTCATTTTTAAATATGCGCATCATAAAAAGGACCACATGCATTTAGCCATTTAGGTTAACAAATATCTAAAGTGTATCTTCATAAACATCTATaccatttattaaaaaaaaataccctcaatgttgaaagttacatggaacAATGTCTAATATGCTTttctatgtaatattttcatctatcacctttaaattatgtaatattttcacttacactgccccttaacattaatgattaagttacactaccaatcctttatcttttaaaatatttccattgaccatttatatcaataatctacaccaaTCGACGCATCATCTACTACTAACAATTTCCCCTACTATCACATTGTTGTCCCatgaccaccgccgcattgcgcagaTAACATGCTAGTGTAACTTATCACCGAGTATATATAGTATTAGCAAATTATCTGAATGAAAATAACCAAATATCTGAATGAAAATAACCAAATAATATAatgttatctatactatattcaTGGgacaatttatataattttttttttgttttttgacaAGTATACATGGGACTAgacaaatatatgtattacttaaataattattttatgatcATTTATGACATAGTAAatgaaaagtttgaaataagACTATTTCGTAAGattctcaaaattttttttttttaacgacagaattgtattaaataaattaaatgaccATCTAACAAGATGCTAGAGACCAAACATTACAAAAATCAGATGCTAGATGCtcagaattattattattattttttttgtttaataggAAACATATGACATAAATATAATGTGTTGGAGATTCAAATTCGACACGAAGTTCCTTTAAACATAGAGGGAGGTGATGTACTCGTATTTAACATATAGACATAtagaattttgatttttgtaatGCATGTTAATATGTTATGTGATTTGAGTAAGGGTTATTTACcaattcataaataaataaaaaaatgagaaaacaaTTCTGGGTCACATATTTCTctacttttctctctctttaattagattaaaaaatttatctaaatcattcaaaatgttttatttaacaAACCGCAAAtcgttatatgaaaaaaaattatggtagtcttaaaatttcgtcgtctttcattagagatgcaattcaatatatttttgatagctttttaatttttgttttttattgccCTTATACTTGTGTACATACACATATGTAGAatctttgttttcacatgtaaattagtaaataacaATCTTCACACAGCAATGAAGGTTAAgagcggagcccgtcaatccatggcgaaGCCATGGTGGTCAAGGGCGGAACCCGTgggtccatggcggagccatagcggctaagggcgcgttaggtagatcacccatcatcgatcacccctatgacctatcaaccTCTATAACTTATCACACTATagcctatcaccctcaatgatcTATTAACTCCACCAACTTTAGTTTATGAATTTCCATAAGGTCAAAGTCCGTTCCGAATCACAATTTTTTTCAACTTAACATGTGTAGGTTATGtgtaagtatcaaaaagaaaaagaaaattaaaaagtcatcaaaagtatatcaaattgcatctctaatgaaagaggacgaaattttaagactatccatactttttttttcatctaatgatttacggtttgtgagataaaacattttgaatgatttggatgattttacatattttatttaaagagagaaaaatttggaaaaaaaatgagtgatttaaaattggtttttcattttttttattcatgaaTTTTTAAGATAACTAACCCCTGTATGATTTATCAATATAAAGTtgtaaaaacaattttctttttaatgattatatgTACTACATTTTAACCAGGATTGTTGTGAAAAAAACATTCCATTTCCTCGTCAGATTGCCAACTCAACACAGTTTGACCAAAGGTAATCAAATCGTGAACGTCTGACAAGCACATGTTTGAtaagatcaaattttaatttcgTTTGTGTATTATTATGGGGACGTGTAGGCCGACCACCCCTTatgtaacccgaccaccccttttggagcgacagtcgctcctaaaggggtatTAGGATACGACAACATTTCTGCACGATTCGAATCTAccacccctttaggagcgacagtcgctcctaaagaggTGGTAGGTTCGAATCGTGCAGAAATGTTTCTGTTTCCCCGTGACGATTCATTCTTTATAAGTTCAATCATTTCATATTCATTCTATATAAGTTCAATCTCATTATTCAATCGTTTTGATATTCGATCGTTTTCATATTCattcattttgatttattcgttttcatttattactgttaagtgtttttattattttagatggATTGCTTGGAGGAAATTTTCTTAAATCCAAATGCGCCGGAAGGTGTAAATGACGAGTTTGTGTACGAAGAGCCCGATGACGAATTTGAATCCCCAGATGTCCGTGATGAATTTGATTACGATCACGATGTTTTTATACCAAGGAGGTATGTATATAAtccaaccttttcattttttgtgttgttattttgtgagtaattgtattttgttattattcattagatttgttgctataaaagtatgtaagaaaactaattattaaaactacggataaaaaattgtttataaaaacatattaaaaaatgtacgtaaaaatgtagattaacaaaagctattaaaaaattgttaaaaaaaaaagtgtataaaaagtgtattataaaaaagtatataaaagtgtattataaaaaagtgtataagaaagtggattataaaaaagtatataaaatagtgtattaaaaaaaatgtattataaaaaagtgcataaaaagtgtattaaaaaaaagtgtataaaatatttcaggTGTTTGACACACACATAGATTTGGTAGACTGGGCTCAAAGAACGACAAAggagcttggttatgtgttagtAACACGAAGATCAAATGTCACAAAAGGCGGAGAAGTTAAAAAGGTGGTCCTTATTTGCAACCGTGGTGGAAAAAAAGATAAGCGGTCAACCGGGGCACCCAAAGGGAGTACCAAAATTGACTGTCCATTCAAATTGGTAGGCCGTCTGACAAAGGACCATAGTTGGTGGGTTGAAGTTATAGATCACCGACATAACCATCCATCAGCTCGTAATTTGGAAGGTATTGCGTACGCAAGACGACTAACCgatgttcaaaaagaatttgtggACGAAAAGGCGTTGCTAGGTTTTGGGCCAAATAGCATAAGGGACCAATTGAAGGATGCATTTCCCGGCATCTTGACTCGTTCACAAGACATTTCTAACTACCTGCGGCAACACCGGCTAAAGCACGCCCAACAACGAGGGGAAACTCGAATGCAGGTGAAATAAGAAACATACCTGCATGTGGATCGTAtaactatatgtttattttttttaaaaatacgaCTTCCTTATACTTTGGTTGTTTACCCGTTGCAGATCGTGCTCCAATTACTATCTGACCATCAGTACACGTATCAGTACACGACGGATAGCAAAACCGGATGTTTGACCAATCTCTTTTTCGTAcatcctacatcacttgacATATGGCGTGCATTTCCTTGGATCATTGAAATAGACGCCACGTATAAAACCAACGTTTACAACATGCCGCTTGTTGAGATTGTGGGTGTCACTCCAACTGGCAAGACATTCAGCATTGCGCACGCACTTATTGAAAATGAGCAACATGCGGCATACACATGGGTGTTACAGTGCTTGAGGTCGACGCTCGAAGAAGGGTTCGTCGTGCGTGTGGCACTCACTGATCGGGATCTGGCCCTCATGAAAGCGGTTAAGGATGTGATGCCGGAAACGAAGCTGATACTGT is drawn from Erigeron canadensis isolate Cc75 chromosome 9, C_canadensis_v1, whole genome shotgun sequence and contains these coding sequences:
- the LOC122583675 gene encoding protein FAR1-RELATED SEQUENCE 5-like, which produces MKVKSGARQSMAKPWWSRAEPADHPLCNPTTPFGATVAPKGVLGYDNISARFESTTPLGATVAPKEVMDCLEEIFLNPNAPEGVNDEFVYEEPDDEFESPDVRDEFDYDHDVFDTHIDLVDWAQRTTKELGYVLVTRRSNVTKGGEVKKVVLICNRGGKKDKRSTGAPKGSTKIDCPFKLVGRLTKDHSWWVEVIDHRHNHPSARNLEGIAYARRLTDVQKEFVDEKALLGFGPNSIRDQLKDAFPGILTRSQDISNYLRQHRLKHAQQRGETRMQIVLQLLSDHQYTYQYTTDSKTGCLTNLFFVHPTSLDIWRAFPWIIEIDATYKTNVYNMPLVEIVGVTPTGKTFSIAHALIENEQHAAYTWVLQCLRSTLEEGFVVRVALTDRDLALMKANTHLEEY